The segment CCTCTCCCCTTGCAAAACCCCGGCCACGACTCCCCTTTCCCCCCGGGCGATGGCGGCCCAGGGGGCACCTGCCCTAAGGGCGCTTAAGGCCGCTTCCACCTTGGGGATCATGCCCCCCTGGATCACCCCTTGGGCCTTCAGGTCGTCCACTTCCTTCGGCGTGAGGTGGGGGAAGCGGGTGGCGGGATCCTTGGGGTCCCTTAAGACCCCGGGCACATCCGTGAGGAAAAGGGCAGGCCACCCCAAGGCCCCGGCCACCGCTCCGGCGGCGGTGTCGGCGTTCACGTTCAAGGGGCCCTCCTCGTCCAGGGCGATGGGGGCGAGGAGGGGGGTGTAGCCCTTTTCCAGGAGGTCCAGGAGCAAGCCCACTTCCACCCCCACCACCTCCCCCACCCGGCCCAGGTGGGGTAGGGCCTTTCCCTGTAGGCCCAGGGCATCCCGGCCGGAAAGGGAAAGGGTCCTGCGCCCTCTTCGGGAAAGCCCCTCCGCCAGGCGCTTCCCCGTGAGGCACAGGCTCATCTCCACCACCTCCATGTGCTCAGGGGGCGTTACCCGCAGGCCTCCCTCAAAGCGGCTTTCCAGACCCAGGCGGGTAAGCCAGGCCCCGATCTCCGGCCCGCCCCCGTGCACCAGGACCAGGGGGCCGGGGTAGCTGGCGAGTTCGTCCAGCAGGGTTTCGGCACCCCTTAGGCTTCCCCCCACCTTCACCAACAAGGGTTCACTCAAGGTAGATCACCTCCTCGGGCAGGTCCCCTTCCTCCTCGGCCTCCAGGAGGTCCAAAAAGCCCAAGGCGGCGTGGTCGGGGTGGAGGCCGAAATGGGCCGCTAGGGCCTGCACTGCGCTTACCGGGGGCATGCCGCTGGCCTTCTTTAGCAGGGGCATCAGCTCCGAAGGGGCCATAAGCCTTTCCCCTAGCTCCGCTCCCTGGGCCAGCTCCGCCTGGACCTTTCCCCCTTCGGCCAGGAGAAAAAGAAGCTCCTCCTCCGCCAGGACCAGGAAGGCCAGGGCCTTCCCCAGTTGGGAAAGTTCCTCCAGGAAGGCCCGGATGGCCTGGGGGTCCTCCTGGGCCTCGAGGGCCTCGTGGTAGAGGCTCACCCAGGGAGGATCCGGAACCAGGTAGACCCCGGCCCCCAGGGTTTTGCCCTGAGCCCAGGCCGGCACCCTTTCCAGCGGGGCCTCCACGTGGAGGGAGAGAAAGCTCCGCACCAAGCCCTATACTAGCCCTTGTGAGCGCCCTTTACCGCCGGGTCCGCCCCCTCACCTTTGAGGAGCTGGTGGGCCAGGAGCATGTGAAGGAGCCCCTGGTGCGGGCCATCCGGGAAGGACGCCTCGCCCAGGCCTACCTCTTTTCCGGCCCGCGGGGGGTGGGGAAGACCACCACCGCAAGGCTCTTGGCCATGGCCGTGGGGTGCCAGGGGGCGGAGCGCCCTTGCGGGGTTTGCGCCCACTGCCAGGCGGTGCAAAAGGGAGCCCACCCCGATGTGGTGGAGATCGACGCCGCCAGCAACAACTCGGTGGAGGACGTGCGGGAGCTTAGGGAGAGGATCCTCCTCGCCCCCCTTTCCGCCCCCAGGAAGGTCTTCATCCTGGACGAGGCCCACATGCTCTCCAAAAGCGCCTTCAACGCCCTCCTCAAGACCCTGGAGGAGCCTCCGCCCCACGTGCTCTTCGTCTTCGCCACCACCGAGCCCGAAAGGATGCCCCCCACCATCCTTTCCCGAACCCAGCACTACCGCTTCCGCCGCCTCACGGAGGAGGAGATCGCCTTTAAGCTCCAACGCATCCTCCAGGAGATGGGGAGGGAGGCGGAGGAGGACGCCCTTCTCCTGGTGGCAAGGCTTTCGGACGGGGCGCTTAGGGATGCGGAAAGCCTTTTGGACCGCCTGCTTCTCCTGGAAGGTCCCTTGACCCGAAAGCAGGTGGAGGAGGCCTTAGGCCTTCCGCCCAGCGAGGCGCTTTCCCGCCTGGCCCGGGGCCTGGCCCAGGGGGACCTTAAGGAAGTGCTCTCGGAGGCTCGGGGGCTTTACGCCAAGGGCTTCGCCCCAAGGAGCCTGGTGGGAGGGCTCATGGAGGTGCTCCGGGAAGCCCTATACGCCGCCCACGGCCTGCCGGGGGAGGGCCTCGAGGCTCCTCCCGAAGCCTTACTGGAAGCCCTCACCGCCTTGGACGAGGCCACGGAGCGCCTTGCCAAGCGCTCGGACCTCCTGGCCCTGGAGGCAGCCCTGTTGCAGGCGGCCAGGGTTTTCCCGGCGGCCCCCTTGTTCCAGCCGGGCAAGGGGGAGGTTCAGCCCGCGGTCAGCCCTCCCTCCGGGGAAGGGGTGCGGGCCGAGGCGGCTTTGCCTGAAGAGCCGGCCCATTTGCGTGGGCAAGGGGCTTCCCAGGAAGACCTGCCCGAGTTCCATCCCACCAAGCCCCTGGTGCCGTCGGGTGCCAAGGAAACAGGCCCTTCCAGGGAGATGGTGGGGGCGGACCTGGCCGGGAGGTGGTGGGTGTTCCTGGAGGCCCTGAAGCCCACCCTGAGGGCCTTCCTCCGGGAGGCCCGGCCGGGCTTGGAAGAAGGGCGCTTGGTGCTTCGCTTCCCCGAGAGCAAGGCCTTCCACCACAAGCGGGCTGAGGACCAAAGGGCCACCCTTCTCCCCCTGGTGCGGGCCCACTTCGGGGTCGAGGAGGTGGTCTTTCTCCTGGAAAAAAAAAGCCCAGACCCTAGGCCTCCTTCCCGGAACCTTCCTTTGCCCGGGGAAAAACGTGGGCGTGGGGAAGAGCCCAAGGCCGCCGAGCCCGCTTCCCCAGCCCTGCCCCATGGGAGTGTCCAGGAGGCCAGGGGTTTTCCTGGAGGGGAGGAGGAGCTGTGGGAGGCCTTGCCCGAGCCAGCCGAAAGGCCGCCTTCCGCGGAAGCTCCTTGGCGAGGGGAGGAAGACCCCTTCGGCCAAGACGCCATGGCGGAGGAACCCATAGGGCTTCCTGAGGATCCCAACCGGCGCCTGGCGGAGATCACCCGGCTCTTGGGGGCGCGGGTTCTATGGGTGCGCAGACCCAAGCTTCCCGAGGCCGAGGAGCCGCTGAGCGAAGACGACATAGGGGGTACTGGTATATAATGCCCCCATGACCAAGACCACCGAGCTGGGTCAAGAGACCGTAGAAAACATCCTTAAGCGGCTACGGCGTATCGAAGGCCAGGTGAGGGGTTTGCAGAAGATGGTGGCGGAGGGGCGTCCCTGCGACGAGGTGCTTACCCAGATGACCGCCACCAAAAAGGCCATGGAGGCGGCGGCCACCTTGATCCTGGAGGAGTTCCTCAACATCTGCGCCGCCGAGGTTTCCGAGGGCAAGGTGGACCCCAAAAAGCCCGAGGAGATCGCCACCATGCTGAAGAAGTTCATTTAGCCCCTTGCTGGGTCGCAGAGGCCAAGGCTTCGGGCGGGGGGTCCGGAGGCTGGGAAAGAGGCTTAGGCGCCTCCTTCTGGCCTTCCTGCCTCGAGGGGAAGAGCCGGACGATGCCTTTGCCCTGGCCCTTCTGCAGGGGGAGGAGCGCGCCCTTTACCTTGCAATGGATCCCAGGGACCGGGCCCATGCGGTGCGGGTGGCCCGCCGGCTCCTGAGGCATTACCCTGACGCCCCCGTCTTCGCCATCCGGGCTGCCCTGCTTCACGATGCGGGAAAGGTCCTGAGGCCCTACCGCCCCCTGGAGCGCATCCTTACCGGGCTTTACGCCCTCCCCGTACCCCCTTATCCCTTGCGGAGGGGGATCTTTGGGGCCTTCCAGGTGCGACGCCACCACCCCCTGTACGCTGCGGAGCGCATTCAGGACCCCGAGGTGCGGGCCTTGGTCCTGGAGCACCACCGCCCGCAAAGCCTCTGGGGCAAGCGGCTTCACCAGGCGGACCAGGAAGAATAGGTCCCTTTGGGCAAATGCCCCTAGCCAAGCTGGACCCTTAAGGAGTAGGGTATCAAAGAGCAAAGGAGGGCTTATGGAAGACTTCACCTGGCGCGTGGGCGGCCCTCAAGGGGGCGGGATAGAGACGGCGGCTACCCTTTTCGCCCGGGCGGTGGCCAAGGGGGGCTGGTGGGTGGCCACCAAGCGGGAGTACCACTCCAACATCATGGGGCGGCACTCCTACCTGGATGTGCGCCTCTCGCGAAAACCCGTGGCGGCCTTCCGAGGAAAGGTGGACATGCTGGTGGCCCTGGACGGGGAGACCCTGGCCCGGCACCTGGAGGAGATTCGCTCTGGAGGGGTGCTCCTTTACGATCCCCGGGTCTTGGAGCTCACGGTGCACAAGCTTCCCATGCTGGACCACCGGGTGGCGGAGGCTCTTTCGGAACGCTTTGGGAAGCTGGACCCCAGCCTGAAGGATCTCCTGCAGGCCTACGTGGAAGCGGGGGTTCAGCCCCTGCCCTACCCCTTTGAGGAGGTGGCGGACCGGATTGGGGCGGAGCTGGGTGTCCCTTCCCTGCAGGCCCGGCGTACCCTGAACACCATCGCCGTGGCCGCGAGCCTCCACTTCCTGGGCTTCCCCCTGGAACCCTTGCTGGAGGCTCTGGCCCTGCAGTTTAGGGGTAAGGTATTGGAGCTAAACCAGAAGGTGGCCGAGGCGGTATACCGGGAGGAGGTGCCCAGGCTTTCCTTCCAGCTTCACCTAAACGGGTACGAGCCGGGCCGGGTCTACCTCACCGGGGCCCAGGCGGCGGCCCTGGGCAAGCTGGCTGGCGGGCTTCGCTTCCAGACCTACTACCCCATCAGCCCGGCTACGGACGAGTCCACTTACCTCGAGGCCCACACCGCTTTCCAAGGGGCGGGCGTGGCCGTGGTCCAGACGGAAGATGAGATCGCCGCGGTGACCATGGCGGTGGGGGCGGCCCTCACCGGGGCCAGGGCCGCCACCGCCACCAGCGGCCCCGGCTTCAGCCTCATGGCCGAGGGCCTGGGCTTTGCCGGCATGATTGAGGCCCCCTTGGTGGTGACCCTCTACCAGCGGGGTGGCCCGAGCACCGGTCTTCCCACCCGCACCGAGCAGGGCGACCTGATGTTCGCCATCCGGGGCGGGCACGGGGAGTACCCCAGGATCGTCCTGGCCTCTGGGGATATAGAGGATGCCTTCCTGGATGCCCAGAAGGCCCTGGCCTGGGCCTGGCGCTACCAGACGGTGGTGGTGCATCTTTTGGACAAATTCCTGGCCTCCATGGCCCAAA is part of the Thermus caldilimi genome and harbors:
- a CDS encoding 2-oxoacid:acceptor oxidoreductase subunit alpha — protein: MEDFTWRVGGPQGGGIETAATLFARAVAKGGWWVATKREYHSNIMGRHSYLDVRLSRKPVAAFRGKVDMLVALDGETLARHLEEIRSGGVLLYDPRVLELTVHKLPMLDHRVAEALSERFGKLDPSLKDLLQAYVEAGVQPLPYPFEEVADRIGAELGVPSLQARRTLNTIAVAASLHFLGFPLEPLLEALALQFRGKVLELNQKVAEAVYREEVPRLSFQLHLNGYEPGRVYLTGAQAAALGKLAGGLRFQTYYPISPATDESTYLEAHTAFQGAGVAVVQTEDEIAAVTMAVGAALTGARAATATSGPGFSLMAEGLGFAGMIEAPLVVTLYQRGGPSTGLPTRTEQGDLMFAIRGGHGEYPRIVLASGDIEDAFLDAQKALAWAWRYQTVVVHLLDKFLASMAQSLPKEALRVLQLDGEKRLAPRKEGFGPYERYAPSEDGISPFIPIGTSGGFYWMTSDEHDLEGHITEDVALREYQMEKRMQKLKTAQEEIPPEDQYILFRDGEVLVLGWGTVKGTLLEALDHLPGVGYLHLRLLWPFPKIAPLLEGKRIVTVEHNYSGQLADLVQQETLKRVHHRVVKYNGRPITLDEAVEALRAVLAKEAPERLVLRKGV
- a CDS encoding metal-sensitive transcriptional regulator gives rise to the protein MTKTTELGQETVENILKRLRRIEGQVRGLQKMVAEGRPCDEVLTQMTATKKAMEAAATLILEEFLNICAAEVSEGKVDPKKPEEIATMLKKFI
- the dnaX gene encoding DNA polymerase III subunit gamma/tau, translating into MSALYRRVRPLTFEELVGQEHVKEPLVRAIREGRLAQAYLFSGPRGVGKTTTARLLAMAVGCQGAERPCGVCAHCQAVQKGAHPDVVEIDAASNNSVEDVRELRERILLAPLSAPRKVFILDEAHMLSKSAFNALLKTLEEPPPHVLFVFATTEPERMPPTILSRTQHYRFRRLTEEEIAFKLQRILQEMGREAEEDALLLVARLSDGALRDAESLLDRLLLLEGPLTRKQVEEALGLPPSEALSRLARGLAQGDLKEVLSEARGLYAKGFAPRSLVGGLMEVLREALYAAHGLPGEGLEAPPEALLEALTALDEATERLAKRSDLLALEAALLQAARVFPAAPLFQPGKGEVQPAVSPPSGEGVRAEAALPEEPAHLRGQGASQEDLPEFHPTKPLVPSGAKETGPSREMVGADLAGRWWVFLEALKPTLRAFLREARPGLEEGRLVLRFPESKAFHHKRAEDQRATLLPLVRAHFGVEEVVFLLEKKSPDPRPPSRNLPLPGEKRGRGEEPKAAEPASPALPHGSVQEARGFPGGEEELWEALPEPAERPPSAEAPWRGEEDPFGQDAMAEEPIGLPEDPNRRLAEITRLLGARVLWVRRPKLPEAEEPLSEDDIGGTGI
- a CDS encoding HD domain-containing protein, which codes for MGKRLRRLLLAFLPRGEEPDDAFALALLQGEERALYLAMDPRDRAHAVRVARRLLRHYPDAPVFAIRAALLHDAGKVLRPYRPLERILTGLYALPVPPYPLRRGIFGAFQVRRHHPLYAAERIQDPEVRALVLEHHRPQSLWGKRLHQADQEE
- the argB gene encoding acetylglutamate kinase: MSEPLLVKVGGSLRGAETLLDELASYPGPLVLVHGGGPEIGAWLTRLGLESRFEGGLRVTPPEHMEVVEMSLCLTGKRLAEGLSRRGRRTLSLSGRDALGLQGKALPHLGRVGEVVGVEVGLLLDLLEKGYTPLLAPIALDEEGPLNVNADTAAGAVAGALGWPALFLTDVPGVLRDPKDPATRFPHLTPKEVDDLKAQGVIQGGMIPKVEAALSALRAGAPWAAIARGERGVVAGVLQGERGTRFTP